In one window of Candidatus Edwardsbacteria bacterium DNA:
- a CDS encoding polymer-forming cytoskeletal protein has translation MDKKVEIGGGPLSTTLAKDTKWNGSLKAESGIRIDGEFEGQLETDGTLVVGKGGLVKAEVRVKDAIIGGKVVGNITAASKVELQSGSVMMGDIKSRGIIIDNDVFFDGMSKMTGQNEPGK, from the coding sequence ATGGATAAGAAAGTAGAGATCGGCGGCGGTCCGCTAAGCACCACCCTGGCCAAGGATACCAAGTGGAACGGAAGCTTGAAGGCCGAATCCGGGATCAGGATTGATGGGGAATTTGAGGGCCAGCTGGAAACCGATGGGACCCTGGTGGTCGGCAAGGGCGGCCTGGTGAAAGCCGAGGTCAGGGTCAAGGATGCCATCATCGGCGGAAAGGTGGTGGGAAACATAACAGCCGCCAGCAAGGTTGAGTTGCAAAGCGGCTCGGTTATGATGGGCGATATAAAAAGCCGGGGGATCATCATCGACAATGACGTGTTCTTCGACGGCATGTCCAAGATGACCGGCCAGAACGAACCCGGGAAATAA
- a CDS encoding pyruvate carboxylase subunit B, translating into MPKKPEKRSDIKKGGPEKHTVNITETAFRDAHQSLIATRMRTEDMIPMIEKMDQVGYWSFEMWGGATFDTMLRFLDENPWDRIRIFKKHAKKTKLQMLLRGQNLVGYKHYADDILEHFIKKAAELGIDVFRVFDALNDIRNMEKAIVTAKKAGATVQGAISYTLSPVHSIDGFVKFAQELKDLGCDIITIKDMAGLISPASAKELVGKLKSEVGLPVCLHSHCTTGMAPTSYFAAAQAGADILDCAISPFGSGTSQPPTETMVEMLDNSGFGLKVDKSHFLEIAEYFQEIKDTAYQHLITPVAERVDVRALVYQVPGGMLTNMVSQLEKQNASDKFEAVLKEIPKVRAELGYVPLVTPTSQIVGTQATFNVLGGERYKMIIQEVKDLCKGLYGKTPAPIDPVVMKKAIGDEKPITDRPANHIAPEWEKCKKEMEGISDKEEDILSYALYPAVAKEYFAVQKDPLKKKARQESLKAGVPSPEGHPQRHFVMRVNDENYEVGITEIE; encoded by the coding sequence ATGCCCAAGAAACCGGAAAAGAGATCCGATATAAAAAAGGGCGGCCCGGAAAAACATACCGTCAACATCACCGAGACCGCCTTCCGGGATGCCCACCAGAGCCTGATCGCCACCCGGATGCGCACCGAGGACATGATCCCCATGATCGAGAAGATGGACCAGGTCGGTTACTGGTCATTCGAGATGTGGGGCGGCGCCACCTTCGACACCATGCTGCGCTTTCTGGACGAGAACCCCTGGGACCGCATCCGGATATTCAAGAAGCACGCCAAGAAGACCAAACTCCAGATGCTGCTGCGGGGCCAGAACCTGGTGGGCTACAAGCATTATGCCGACGATATTTTGGAACACTTCATAAAGAAGGCCGCCGAACTGGGGATCGATGTCTTCCGGGTGTTCGACGCCCTGAACGACATCCGCAACATGGAGAAAGCCATTGTCACCGCCAAGAAGGCCGGGGCCACCGTCCAGGGTGCCATCAGCTACACCCTGAGTCCGGTGCATTCTATTGATGGATTCGTGAAATTCGCCCAGGAGCTTAAAGACTTGGGCTGCGATATCATCACCATCAAGGATATGGCCGGGCTGATCTCCCCGGCCTCGGCCAAAGAACTGGTGGGCAAACTGAAAAGCGAGGTGGGGCTGCCGGTGTGCCTGCACTCCCACTGCACCACTGGGATGGCCCCCACCTCCTACTTTGCCGCCGCCCAGGCCGGCGCCGATATCCTGGACTGCGCCATATCCCCCTTCGGCTCCGGCACCAGCCAGCCGCCCACCGAGACCATGGTGGAGATGCTGGACAACAGCGGATTCGGACTGAAGGTGGACAAATCGCACTTCCTGGAGATCGCCGAGTATTTCCAGGAGATCAAGGACACCGCCTATCAGCACCTGATCACTCCGGTGGCCGAGCGGGTGGACGTCAGGGCCCTGGTCTACCAGGTGCCGGGCGGAATGCTGACCAACATGGTCAGCCAGCTGGAAAAGCAGAATGCATCGGACAAGTTCGAGGCGGTGCTGAAGGAGATACCCAAGGTTCGGGCCGAACTGGGCTACGTTCCCCTGGTGACCCCCACCTCGCAGATCGTGGGCACTCAGGCCACTTTCAACGTTTTGGGCGGCGAAAGATACAAGATGATAATCCAGGAGGTCAAGGATCTCTGCAAAGGATTATACGGCAAGACCCCGGCCCCCATCGACCCGGTGGTAATGAAAAAGGCCATCGGCGACGAGAAGCCCATCACCGACCGACCGGCCAACCATATCGCCCCGGAATGGGAGAAATGCAAGAAGGAAATGGAAGGCATCTCCGACAAGGAGGAGGACATCCTGTCCTACGCCCTCTACCCGGCGGTAGCCAAGGAATACTTCGCCGTCCAGAAGGATCCTTTAAAGAAAAAAGCCCGCCAGGAATCATTGAAGGCAGGGGTGCCATCGCCCGAGGGCCATCCTCAGCGCCATTTCGTGATGCGGGTCAACGACGAAAATTATGAAGTGGGCATAACCGAGATAGAATAA
- a CDS encoding biotin/lipoyl-binding protein, translating into MSRKYIVKVNNKAYEVEVEEVGKRPSSPPLSAQAAPRAVVAAPPSAPSAPAVAAGQKAVQAPMTGTVIKILCQVGQEVKEGDVLLKLEAMKMETAISSHLAGKIAEIRVAERQTVSSGEVLVVLA; encoded by the coding sequence ATGTCTCGCAAGTATATCGTCAAGGTCAACAACAAGGCTTACGAGGTCGAGGTGGAAGAAGTAGGGAAAAGACCCTCCTCTCCTCCCCTGTCGGCACAAGCCGCTCCCCGGGCCGTGGTGGCGGCGCCACCGTCCGCTCCCAGCGCCCCGGCCGTGGCCGCCGGACAGAAGGCCGTCCAGGCCCCGATGACCGGCACCGTCATCAAGATCCTGTGCCAGGTGGGCCAGGAGGTCAAGGAGGGCGATGTCCTGCTGAAGCTGGAGGCCATGAAGATGGAGACCGCCATTTCCTCCCATCTGGCCGGCAAGATCGCGGAGATCAGGGTCGCGGAAAGGCAGACTGTCAGTTCCGGAGAAGTATTGGTGGTGCTGGCCTGA